CATTggttgacaaaaagaaaaaagatatgaaaatagaagagcgagctaggaagaggaaggggatcaGTGGTGGTGGGGTCGGACAAGAGAGGGTGAAGGGGTGGGAGAACATGATCAAATGCATTCTATATGtattatgaaaatgtcaaaaaaaaaagaaaatgtcataacTAAACCTGTTAATATGGACAATATGTGCTAATAAAACttgattaaaaagagaaaataaaattatttcaagtaGAAAACAGGGTTTAAAAAAATCCTGGGTTTGAAAAGCTGACACTCCAGGGTGCAGCCCAACACAATGAAAAGAGGGACCAGGAGTTGGAGAGAAACCCAGACTCTAATATAAATAACCCatcatagctgggcggtggtggcgcacgcctttaatcccagcactcgggaggcagaggcaggcggatatctgtgagttcgaggccagcctggtctaaaagagctagttccaggacaggaaccaaaagccacggagaaaccctgtctcgaaaaatcaaaaacaaaaacaaaaaaaaaaaaaaatcaatcaaacaatcaaaaaaaaaaaaccagtaacaACAACATTCTGACCTGTGGgggcaggactgggcaggaaGAACATCTCATCCTCCAGTACAGTTAGCCCCGCCCCCCCGAGTAAGGGTACTGCCCCTCAAAAGGAGGATGCTGCAGAGGCGAAGACCTGATGGAGGATGCTGAGGTCGACACGGGAGGGCGGGGATGTTGCGCAGCTGATAGGATTCTTGTCCAGCTTTCACAGACGCCTGGGCTCCATTACCCAGCACTGTATAAAATGCTGTGCTGACTCATGCCTATAATTATGTTCaacattcaggaggtggaggcagaaggatcaggagttcaaagtcatccttgactacacaCAGAGTTGCAGAGCAGTCTGGGATACCTGAGCCCCTGTCTTAAcaagtgggtgggtgggggctggagaaatggttcaacagttgagagcacttgtttttacccaagtttggttcccagcattcacttggCAGCCTATAGCTCTCTGGAACTATCGTTCCACAGGGTAGGATGCCGTTTTCTGACTccccaggcaccagacacacatgcaagcaaaacactcacacacgtaaaataaatatcggaaagacagaaaagataaAACTGGAGACATACAGAGACGGAAAGAGACATGGTGGGCTAGGGGaatgaaggaggagagagaaagaaggcagaggcagaggcccaTAGAGAGAGAGAAGCCGGTATAGGGAGGAGAGGAGCACGTAGATCGGAGGGAGACTGAAAAAGAACCAGAGAGGGACGCGGAGACAGTCCCAGAAACAAGTCAGCCCCAGCCTCTTCCAGGGCCCCTACCTTACCCCCTAGGTCTGGGATGGCTGCCAGGCAGGAAAACTGGATCCAACAGGCAAGGGAGGGGCAGGAAGGTGGACCACATTCCCGAACAGTCTGTCCTTGAGAACTGACTGGCCCCACCCAAGGGCTCTGCAGGCCCGAGTGGGCCCCTCCACGTGCGTCCCTTGAGCAAGGGGCTCATAAAGAGATATGCATATGCTATCATGGCCTGGTCTCAGATAGGGCTTCCTCCTGAGgattctggggggctggagacgAGATGGTATAGTAACAGACTTGGCACTTGGAAAGAAAGCCAGAGCCTGGGGGTGGAGGCAGCCCACGTTCTGGGGCAGAATGAATGCGAAAGTCTCCCAGAAACTGCAAGGCTGGTGGCACCAGAGCCtagggaagagcagcaagcaaggGGGAAAGTACAGAAACCAACAGCATACAGGCTTCCGGGAGCAATGGAGAAAGCCAGGCatagaggtgcacacctttaaagccagcacttaagagcctgaggcaggagcatgaatttcagaccagtctggactatatGATGAAATCCAATCTTTTAAAAGGGGAAGTAGAGGAGGGGAGTTGCAAGGTGGTTAAGACCTTttactgcacttccagaggacccacaccCAACCAGCTGTGGGTGTTCAGTTCTCAAGACCCACTtagcagctcacaatcatttgtaactccagttccaggggatctgagccTCTCTGGCCTCCCTGAGCACCAGGAATACATCTGGTGCGGAGACATATaggtaggcaaaacacccaaaaacataaaattaaataaaatttataaagaagaaagaaaagcaacagaaCTGATAAAGTCCCAGGTATGAGTTTTTAGGAACCACTGGCCCAGGGCACAAGGCATGCCAGGTCAGTGATATCCGTAGTGGCTGTAGGAGTTGAGAATGTATTCAGGAAGCAAGAGATACACACCTGTCTGTTATTTGGAGGTATGGTCCAGAAGAACACACAGGTCTACAGGTACTAGGGTCTTGAGAGGATGTAGCACCTGGGCACCTGGCTGAGTTTCTACATGAAAATGGCAGGCTGAAGGCCATActcgcgtgtacacacacacacacacacgcacgcacacacgcgcacacacacacacagagcacgaCGCCTGGGGGAGAACACATGTGAGGAGAACTGGAAGAATTCCTGGGGGCAAGGTGCAGGGAAGAGAGCAGCCCCAGACTCTcacccctcccacaccaatcTCCGCCCTACTGCTCCCTCCTTAAAACTCCCTGCAAATTAAACCGCTGCCAAGGGATCCAGGCATCAAGGATCTCAGGCACGATGGTCACCTGCGTGGCAGCGCTGCTGCTGCCGGTTCTGATGCTGATGCTTGCGTGGTGGGGTTGGCTGGTCCGCCGAGCTCAGCTGCAGAGAGGCTTACCCCCTGGGCCCAAGCCACTGCCTTTGCTGGGGAATTTGCTGCAGCTGCAGTCTGGACACTTGGACCGTGTACTCATGGAGGTAGCTCCTGCTGTGGGCTGGGAGAGCAGAACTCTGGATTTGTGAAGGTGCTATCGTGCCCAGAAGAGAGGGTAGAAATCCTGGTTTACCGAAAGGCGACAGCTGAGAGGATAGGGAGCCTGGACACCTGTGTCTGGAGGGAGCAAGTGGGCCCTGGACCCCtgtgtctgagggaggagggtgggGCCTGGACCCTTGTGTCTGAGGGAGGAGAGCGGGTCTTGGAACCGGGAGTCTGAGGAAGGAGGGCTGTGGCAGGATCCCTAGGTCTGAGAGAGGAGGGCTAGGGTATAGACATGTGTTTGAGAGCTTGGGCTAGATTCCTGGGTCTGAAAAGGGAGCAGGGATTTAGAACTCCTGGACCTGGGAAATGAGGGGCCGAGACGGAAACTTTTAGGGCGGAGAAAGACGAGGGCTCTGAGGTCTCCATGGAGATCACAAGCCTGGACTGAGTACTTCTGAGCACCACTCCCCATAGCTCTCCAGCCACTGGGGCCCAGTGTTCACCGTGTGGCTGGGCCCGCGCCCTGCAGTGGTGCTGTGCGGCTACAAGGCACTGCGGGATGCATTAGTGCTGCAGACGGATGCATTCTCCGGCCGTGGGGCCATGGCTGTCTTCGAACGCTTCACCCACGGAAACGGTGAGGCCTAGGGTGGGTGGAGCGAATACTAGACCAGTCGGACAAAATGGGCGGGGCCTAATAGAGTGCCGCTAATGAGGGCGAACCGTTAAGAATTGGGGCTCAATCGACATTCACAACGCAGCCAATAGGAGCCTAAGTACCTAAACTCTGGAGAGCAAGCGCTGGTCAGGGATCCGACCCGCAAAGGCAGGATCAGGGCACATGGgctgggaaaaaaagcaaagcaattaAGAAGTCCCCAAGAGTGGCAAGCGACTGGACCCTGCGTGGCCAACTCGTTTTGGTTCTCACTGTAGGCATAGTGTTTTCTAATGGGCCTCGCTGGAAGACGCTACGCAACTTTGCACTTGGGGTGATGAGGGAGCTTGGCGTAGGAACGAGGACCATAGAGGATCGCATCCTGGAGGAGGCGGCATGCGTGCTGGACGAATTTCAAGCCATCATGGGTGCGGCCTGGCAGGGAAAGACGAAGTAGCTGGTTGGGGGGTAGGAGTGGGGGCGAAGGGGTGTGACTGACAGAGCGCCAAAATGCTTTGGTGCAAGGCAGATTCCAAGGAGCTAGGTGGAGGGACCACGGCTTTTGTGTGAGGGTATCAAACCATCTTATTCAGAGGCTTGAGGGTGAGGGTCTCCTTACTTAGCCAGCTTTATTACCCCAGGAGCTCCATTTGACCCCCGGCAGCTATTGGATAACGCCGTGTCAAATGTCATTTGTGCTGTGGTCTTCGGAAAGCGCTATAACTATGGGGACCCGGAGTTCCTGAGGCTCCTGGACCTCTTCAGTGACAATTTCCGCATCATGAGTTCCCGATGGGGTGAGGTGAGAGGTTGGGCTCCAATTCCTCCCTTTTAGGAACAGCCTTATGCCAACCCCCAGGGGCATACACAGCCCTACCTACAGTAGCTCATTAAGACGCAAGTGTCAAGACTGTAGACTGAATGACAGAGTTCTATAACCCACAAAATCCTCTTTTAATCTCCCCATTGGGAAACCACAGCCTTCTCCAAGACTGTATTAAGGCTTTCAGCAGggggtggtggcacgtgcctttgatctcagcactctctttaagtttgaggccatcctggtctacagattgagatCCAGGTTAGCTACACAGTGATAcatctcacaaacaaacaaatagaaccCTGTCTCTCCAGATATACAATATGTTCCCATCCTTCATGGACTGGATCCCTGGTCCCCACCACCGAATCTTCAAAAACTTCCAAGAGCTCCGACTCTTCATCGCTGAGCAAATTCGGTGGCACCGGCAGTCACGACGGGTTGGGGAACCCCGTGACTTCATTGATCATTTCCTTGACCAAATGGATAAGGTACATGTTCCTGCTGCCCTAATCCCTACCCTTCCCACCGAGCAGCAGGCATTAGTTTCCCTCTGTCCACAGGAACAGCAGGACCTGGAAAGCCATTTCCAGGATGAGACACTGGTGATGACCACTCACAATCTTTTCTTCGGTGGCACTGAGACCACAAGCACCACTCTGCGTTACGGACTCCTCATAATGCTCAAGTACCCAGAGGTGGCAGGTCAGGGAGCTGGGTCCTCCCCAGAGAGGGTGCTCAAGTACCCAGAGGTGGCAGGTCAGGGAGCTGGGTCCTCCCCAGAGAGGGTGCTCAAGTACCCAGAGGTGGCAGGTCAGGGAACTGGGTCCTCCCCAGAGCATGAATGAGGGGAGCTGGGGCAGAACGTAGTAAAGCACACCTCACAGACTCTGCTGACCCCAGCCAAGGTGCAAGAGGAGCTGGATGCCACTGTAGGTCGGACCCGCACCCCCAGACTGGAGGACCGTACCCGCCTGCCCTACACCAACGCGGTGCTGCATGAGATCCAGCGCTTTATCAGCGTGCTGCCACTGGGGCTGCCTCGGGCTCTCACCCGAGATACACAGCTCAGGAACCATTTCTTGCCCAAGGTGCACAGGGAGTCTGAGAATTCTGCACTGGGAGAAGGGAGCATAAGTGCCCATTCAGAGATTAGGCTCAGTGAGGACCCCCCTCCCCGCTATTAATATCATCTCAGGGGCGGGGGTGTAGCTGTGGGAGAACTTGCCCAGCAcctgcaaggccctgggttaggTGCCAAGCACAAAAATATAAAGGGTCTTCGTAAGATGCTCACACTCAGTCTGTGGGTAACAGTAACTGTATGTACCCCCAGGGCACATTTGTGATTCCCCTGCTTGTGTCTGCGCACCGGGATCCTACCCAATTCAAGGACCCTGATCATTTCAATCCCACCAATTTCCTGGATGACCAGGGCGAGTTCCAGAACAACGATGCTTTCATGCCTTTTGCCCCAGGTCTGGACCAGGAGGGAGGGACCCGAGTGGCTAGCACTGGGGAACTGGCAGGTGCTCGCTCACCCCACATCTGTACCCATATATGCACAGGAAAGCGGATGTGCCTGGGGGCTGGGCTGGCCCGCTCTGagatcttcctcttcctcactgcCATCCTGCAGAAGTTCTCCTTGCTCCCCGTGGGAAGTCCTGCCGACATCAACCTTACTCCACAGTGCACTGGACTGGGCAACGTGCCACCAGTCTTCCAGCTCCGCCTGGTGGCCCGCTGAGGTTGGGCTCAACTACTCTGACCTCAGTGGTCCTGATCTCCTTAGCTGCCCTAACTGTACATGTAAATCTATTTACAAAGAGGAATACAAGTATGTGCAGCTCTGAGGTAAACTTTTATTTCTTGGCTGGCAGGACCTCCATACCCATGCTCCTCGTGGCACCTTAGTCTGCCCAAGCCATGGCATCCCAGTCCATAAAGTGCCACAGCCAATGGGGTTGGGGAGTCACTTCACATTCCAGgctggaggagtggggagggggtgtGAGTATGCCCCCCCCAACAGACCTTTGCCAGCAAGAGGCCATGACTCACCTCAACCCCAAATCCTGCCTCCTCTCAGCTCAACACACAACGGACCAGACCATGGCAGGACATAGGCCACCAGCCACACTGGCCACTGCCTAAGTCACAACCCGGCCCCAAACACGGGGCAGCAGAGGTCTCTCCTTGTTGGTCCTCAGTGACGCTTATGCCCGCCACAGCACGCAGTACGGAGGCAagccagaagcagcagcagtgaCAGGTGGGGAGTGGGCACTGAGGCTAGTGAGCTGCAGCTGGGCCCGGGGCTCCCCTGAAGGCAGGGAGCTGCTAATCCATGCAGCTCTGGACTGGCCATTAGGTGGGTGTAGTTGGCTGTGACACAGGAACCTGGACACCTTTTTGTCCCGATGCTGAGGAGGAGACGAAAACAAGACACTGTGAATCACTAGGAAGGGAcagagacactgaaagaaaccTGGACAAAGGGGagaacattaaaagaaaagtGGGACTCAGGCTGGAGACAGCAGGAAAGCAGGCAAGACCAGGTGTAAGGGACTGATGAAAGGGCTGTGGGTGTGAGCGGCTGGTAGTACTTGCCTAGCGTGGCAAAGGCCCTGGGTACCACTCTGAGCACCAGAAAAAAAAGGTAAGGACTGTGACCTAGTAGCACACAGGGACTAGGAAGGGCAAAGGAGGAAAGCAGGTACCTAGCTGATACTTGTCTCTGGCTGCCGCCCGCTCCTTGGCATCAAAATACCAGACAGTGATGGCGTACCTGGGAAATCAGGCAGTCAGATCAGTTCTCTGCAGTTCTAGTTGCCACCTCTGGTGTCACATCCACCCTTTTATGTCACTTGATTCTGGGTCCCACTTAGGCCCTCTCAGCATCTCATCACTCCCCTGTCACTCTGAGGGTTGGGGGGATCTAAGAAACCTTTGGCAGAGGGGAAGCAACTGAGCACATTCCTAAAGTACAGGTCATACCTGGTGGCATAGGCTGGTTTCACCTCATGTGGGTTCCGTCGGTCAGACCAGAAAATGAGCAACCGGTCAAAGAGTGGCTCGATGTTGGCTACCACTGGCCGACCCTCAGGGAAGATCTGCAGCAGGCCACCATGCACCTAGGGGCAGGCCAGATAAGGCTACTGGTGAAGCCTGTAGCCTCTGCCTTAGACTGCATGCATGTGCCCACCAGGGAGCGCAGCGCTAGCACACATCACTCCCTCCTACCACTCAGACGCTTAAAATGAATGACAGCCCAGAGTCTACATTGCCATGGAGATGGGCAGGAAGCTACTAAGGacaggaaggggggggggggaggtacaAGTCTGGGTGGGGCTAAGCAGATGGCACCATTCCCGGAAAGGAGGGCCACAGTCCGCTAAAGAGGAGCCCTCAGACCTTACTGCCCTGTGAGCTGAGAGAAGTGGAGGACAGAACCCCAGCTAGAATATTAGCATaccaccccaacccccaccccctaccTTAACATCCCAGTTCTGATTCAGGTAATAGATACAGGTGATGCAGCGCCCGTCGCCGTGGGGATTGTCAACATGCCTCACGTAGCCGAGGCCATTGCCTGGGTAACACGCCACCATGGCCtggaagaaatggaggaaggtAGTTTACTGAGAACAGAGGAACCCCTTGCCCCTGGTCTGTCCTGGATCACCTTAGGTTATGTGAGCTCCAGCCCGAGAGACTTTTCCCTAATTCAGCCACACTCTATCCTCAAGTTCAACAATCCACTCTCCTACCTCCATCCCCAGCCCAAAACCAGAGGGAATCAATGAATAAATGATGGTGTGTGCTTTTTGAAAAGATCCTAACCCTAGGCAGGTGTAGAGGCGTACAGTGCACacctgatcccagcacttagcaggtggaggcaggagagacacaggttcaaggtcagcttgaacTACCCAGCAAGAGCAGAGCAGGAGTTCTGAGATATGGAGGCTCCAGCCTCCTCACATCAGAGGTTCTGTTAGGGCTTGAAGGAGATGCAGCCTGGATTTTTTAAAGGTGCCCTCAGATAATTCTAATGTGAAGTCATGCTGAGAGCTGCTACTCTTGACTACAGAGACTCCAAACACGTGCATGTGACAGGAACCTGGAGTTCCAGCTCCAGGCATCCTGCACACTGCTGGCAGCCCCAGTGCCTGAGCAGACCTCCACTATCCCACCGTAAAGTGGGGCTGATAAACACCTTCCATCCATCTGCAGCATTACCTCCTCGGAGACATGGTGTTTCCAACATCTCAGAGACAGGCCTTTGCTGGGCTTGGTTTCTGTGGGCATGGGTCTGGCTAGAGTCCCACGTTCCCCTGCCTCTCAACCAGGCAGCCAGGGCTCAAGTAAGACAAGGTCCAGCCACTTCTGCAGACCCAAGCCACAAGGTCAAGTGTCTGTAGCTGAATGAGCTGTGGCACTGGGGAGGTAAATTAAGTTCCCCACTTCAGGTCGCTGTGAGAACTGAGCTAGACTATGAATGTCTGCAAAGACACAGTGCTGCAGCCacaggagagagaacaggagcaCAAGCTGCAATGCTACTTAAAGGAAAGAATGCCACTCTCTACCCAACACCACTGGGAGTTCAGACGAAGCAAAATGGAGTATTTAGCAAGAGAACCCTTTGGTTTTTGCCCAGTAAGCAGCCACCAGTCTTAACCCTACCATCCAAGTACCACTCTGCAAGTTTGGGCTCCTTGACAATGCTCAGCTATACTTTTGGGTCCAGTCTAGCTCAGCAagacaagcaaagaaaaacactCAAAATAAGACACATCACCGTCTGCCGCCAAGCCAAAAGGCTTACCCAGCACTCCATGAAGGTCAGCTGATTCAGCCTTGTATCTTCCTCCCAAGGTTCTTCTCAACCCATTATTCCCACTGTGGATGCCTAAGGCCTCTGCCTCTGATCTATACACCTGATCCACCACAGACCCTACCTTTGCAAAGAGACCAGGAAAGCCTGCCACCATCTAAGGTTATACAGCAGTAGAGGGCTTCAGCACCAGGGTAGAGTAACTGAGAAGGTCCCAGAGGGAAACCCAGGCCTCTAAACTCAGAAGAACAAATCTTCTCTGCATTGTTCCTGCAGATGGGATGGCATGCTAAGCAACCACTCACTGGCAGGAAAGAATGTGGCTGTGGCCTGGTGGCCTGGAATCATGAGTCACTGATTAGAGAGGGGCAAGGCCTCCTTAGCTGGGAGTCCAATCACAGCTCAAGCAGGTTCTGCACACTGATGGGAGGGCAGGCAGTGCTGTATGGCCTTTAATCAATCACCACACAGCACTACACACCCAGAAAAGTACACTTCCCACAATATAGGCACCAAGACCACCACCCTGCAGGGCCTGACCCTCCCTTTGCTCTCGGCCTCAACAGAcctacctcctccccaccttcacGCCTATACTCCTGCCTGTGCTGTGCCTTAGCACGACTGAGGCCATGTTGGAGATACCATTCTGACCTTAAAACCCAGCACATAGACCCCAATACCCGCCACAGTGGGAGCAAAGACTTGGTTCATAATTCTAGCAAAGTCCCTAACTGTGCTAACCttgttttttggcttctgtagttccgCTTCTTGTTAACTATGACAATCAGTAAAATGCAGCAACCAGGATGTGCTTTAAGGCTTAAAAGACAAAGCTATAAGGTTTGGGGCTGCATGATCTGGGCATGTTTCCCATGCAGCTACTGACTGGCaataaagctttcctttttggcttaaaaaaaaaagtgtccgtGTGGTGGTACCTGGAGGGCTTATCTCACAACACTAGTGCTCAGGACTCAAGCATCTAGCTGATTGTCCAAGAAGCCAGAGTACCCAGTGCACTACCTGCTGTGTCGAAGTGCTGCTCTGAAACCATGCCCTCCAGGAAGAGCTTCAACCACAAGGACTGCAGTAGAGTGGTAAAGGAATTTACTCTCCACCCTTCCTCCTTCAAAAGCAGGGAGAAGGGATCACTCCAGGATGCTGGAGCTCCTGCTGTTGGTAATAATGTGCTAAGGAccctaccaccaccacacacaccacatcagaAGCCAGTGACTCAGTCAGACAGCAGGCTTTGCCTCCAAGCTGCTCTTAAAGGAGCAAACTAAACAAGCTGGACCCTCGCTGGGGTGCCCCTCTgctcatccttgatgccagagaGTCAAGTCGTCCGGTTACAAGTCAACAGAGAAGAGAGGACTAGAAGGAAGAAGTAATGTGACCTAGGGCTGACCTAGGTTGCACTGGTCAGGCCGCACTGGTAGTCGGTGTCCTCACCGCCATTGCCATCACCTCAACATCCCACACTCTCACTCTAGAGCACAAGAAGGGAAGTTACACGTGGCCCTTGCCCTCTGTAAGTGAGAGAGCATGGAGCTGCTGTGTAGAATGATAGGACTGGCTCCCTCTTTCCACCAGTCTGACCTGTGCTTACCTCCCCATGAGGGCCACTCAGAGCTTACACTGTGACTCTTCCCCCTTCCCAACCTTAGCTCAGGTTCTGTAACCAACCACATCCAGACAGGAGGAGATACTGCAGGGGAGACAACCTAttccttcaaccctttcccaccAGCTTTCCCATCCTCTAAGGCTAAAGAGTTTATAGCCCACTTCCTGGGCACTCAGCTCTCCTggtcttccccccacccccaccccgacgTCCCTCCTATGAGGACTGTGGATACCAGTTGCCACTGCTGAGCCCaggaagcaacactgatcttgcCTGCACAGGAGACAAACCCAGGGAGGGACTAGTTCTGGCTCTTCAGCTATCAAGtaatgggagggagagggaagtagGACAAGTTCCacttggggtggggaggaaacaGGCCTGGGCCCCAGGGAGAAGCGGGAGGGGTGGGGGGCAACCCTGATCCCCAAGCCAGTTTCAGCCTGGAAAGAAGGCTGTACTGAAGTAGAAACCAAGATAGAAGCTGAGCGACAAGGGAGGGGACCATCAGGAGCACAGCCTCCCGCTCACAGAGCAGAACATAGCCTACAATATCACCAGTCAGGAACCACTGCTGGCCAGCAGCAGGCACTCTCAACAGACTGCATCCATATGACACCAAACCTCTGGGTCACACTCTTCCAGCAAGAGAATGGATATGTCAGCAGACCAGAAAGGCCATGGAGGTCATGGTCTAGTCAGGACTCTTGACCTCTGGTTCTTGAATGGACAGCCTGACAACTACCATCAAATTCCAACCACATGTGCACCTTTCCTGAAAAGGTCTATGGCTTTGGGCGATTATCTGAAAAGCCTTGGCTCCAAAACCATTAGGATCTACTGTTCTGCaacaagaaaaaggaatggaGAAAACTATAAACACAGAGGGTCAAAGAAAGAGACTGGAGAAAAGCAGGCAGGAAGAGACAGCCAGAGGATGAAGAAAGGGACTAGGGCAGGGAGGTGTGAGAAACATGTGGACAAGTGTTCTACTTGGGCCGGCACTGTCATCCAGTGTCACCTCCAGGAAGCTGCTCTTGATGCAGATGCCAAGAGTAGGCTCACAGGGCAGAGTGGAGCCCAGGTGCTCAACTAGACAGGCAGCACACCCCATCTTCAGCCTAGGCTACCCCAACACTGCCACTTCCCTTCACCTTCTGGTGGAACAAGCTTCTGTCACCCTTAACTACCCTTGGTCTAAGGGGGGCTAAGACAGCAGCTCTTGGTCTTCCAAGGGCAAGGACCTCTGCCACCCTAGGCTGAACAGGTACAAAAATCAAGGCTCAGCtaggcagtggcggtgcacacctt
This genomic window from Chionomys nivalis chromosome 2, mChiNiv1.1, whole genome shotgun sequence contains:
- the LOC130870518 gene encoding cytochrome P450 2F2-like; protein product: MEKARHRGTMVTCVAALLLPVLMLMLAWWGWLVRRAQLQRGLPPGPKPLPLLGNLLQLQSGHLDRVLMELSSHWGPVFTVWLGPRPAVVLCGYKALRDALVLQTDAFSGRGAMAVFERFTHGNGIVFSNGPRWKTLRNFALGVMRELGVGTRTIEDRILEEAACVLDEFQAIMGAPFDPRQLLDNAVSNVICAVVFGKRYNYGDPEFLRLLDLFSDNFRIMSSRWGEIYNMFPSFMDWIPGPHHRIFKNFQELRLFIAEQIRWHRQSRRVGEPRDFIDHFLDQMDKEQQDLESHFQDETLVMTTHNLFFGGTETTSTTLRYGLLIMLKYPEVAAKVQEELDATVGRTRTPRLEDRTRLPYTNAVLHEIQRFISVLPLGLPRALTRDTQLRNHFLPKGTFVIPLLVSAHRDPTQFKDPDHFNPTNFLDDQGEFQNNDAFMPFAPGKRMCLGAGLARSEIFLFLTAILQKFSLLPVGSPADINLTPQCTGLGNVPPVFQLRLVAR